AGCGACAGCACCCCGGTGCGCCGCAACGTGGTCGTCTGGGATTGACCCGCTACCGCCAGGCTGGTCGAGGTCCGCGCACGTGCCAGTCAGTTCCCTCGGGCCGGGTCGAGTTGCTCCTGGTCGGCGGGTGAGGCGAGTGCGCGGTCGAAGTCGACGACGGCGTCATATTCGCCGCTGGTGCGGATCCAGGTGTTGACGTCATCTCGCTTGGCTTCGCTGAGCGGGGTGTACCTTCATCGGCGGCATCGTGCCACCGATGACTCGCAAGTGAGCGACGTCGCGGATCGGCGTCCAGACCGACTCGGCGGTCTCGCCGTTCGACTCGGGCCGGAGTTCGCCGCCGGTGATCCGGCCCCGGTAGAAGACGCCGACATTCTGGTGCGGAAGTGGGCCAGGCACGGCGTTCGGCAACCTCCCGGATCACCGCGTCGAACGGATCCTCCCCGTGCTCAACCCTGCCGCCCGGAAGAGTCCGGTTGGTCTCGCCGGTCGGTGGCACGTAGCGGGCAAGCAGCACCCGCCCGTCCTGACGATCGGCGCGTTGCGTCGTGGCAGCGGCATCGAGCAGTTTCTGGGCGTCGCCGAGGTCGGTGGCGTGGCTGCCGTGCGGTGGATCGCGGTCAGCCCGATGAGTGGGCAGTACCGGATCTCCCTCCATACCGTGCGGGACCTTGATGATGACCGGTTCGGTGACCTGGCCGAGTTCCCGTCCCTGGACCCGGTGGACGAAGAGCATGTCGGCGAGGGGCGCGAACTCGGGCGCTGCGCTGACGCGGAAGAGGCGATCGCGCTCGCCGAACGGCTGGCCGGCGCGGCGCCGGATCGCTGGGTGAACTTCGCCGTGGCCGGTGAGGAGTACCTGGACCTCGTGCGCGCCCGGCGACGCGGGTCGCCGGCGCCGTGATGCGGCGTATCAGGTGCGCGGTAGACAACAACAGGGCCCGGTTCCAGCACCTCATGACCTGACAACGCACTACTGGCGGTCGTCATACGCCGCGCGGGCGGCGTCGATGTGCGGCAGGTTCGTGATGCTCCACTCGAGCAGCGGTGCGGTGGCCTCACGCAAGGTCCGGCC
The genomic region above belongs to Amycolatopsis sp. YIM 10 and contains:
- a CDS encoding NUDIX hydrolase, yielding MLLARYVPPTGETNRTLPGGRVEHGEDPFDAVIREVAERRAWPTSAPECRRLLPGPDHRRRTPARVERRDRRVGLDADPRRRSLASHRWHDAADEGTPRSAKPSEMTSTPGSAPAANMTPSSTSTAHSPHPPTRSNSTRPEGTDWHVRGPRPAWR